One genomic window of Azospirillum sp. TSH100 includes the following:
- a CDS encoding phosphatase PAP2 family protein, which yields MEFLHRLDQTLLLWLNQFAGHSATLDMAVRGIANIYLVKLGLFSAALWWLWFRREETGAGRRLVVDAIAAVVLAVAASILIQAVMPARPRPLHDAGIPFVPPIGQSREALKNWSSFPSDNAALGFALAATFVRASRLWGLLACLWAALVIALPRVYLGLHYPGDVTGGALLGILAAIAVARLLPMAGIHRLVGRAEERWRPWFYSGAFLAVYEMMVLFEDVRRAAGGASKLLHALAG from the coding sequence TTGGAGTTCCTGCATCGTCTCGACCAGACGCTGCTGCTCTGGCTGAACCAGTTCGCCGGACACAGCGCGACTTTGGACATGGCGGTGCGCGGGATCGCCAACATCTATCTGGTCAAGCTTGGCCTGTTCAGCGCCGCGCTGTGGTGGCTGTGGTTCCGCCGGGAAGAGACGGGGGCCGGGCGCCGGCTGGTGGTGGACGCCATCGCCGCAGTCGTGCTGGCGGTAGCGGCCTCCATCCTGATCCAGGCGGTGATGCCGGCCCGCCCCCGCCCGCTGCATGACGCCGGCATTCCCTTCGTCCCGCCGATCGGCCAGAGCCGCGAGGCGCTGAAGAACTGGAGTTCCTTCCCCAGCGACAATGCCGCCCTGGGCTTCGCGCTGGCCGCCACCTTCGTCCGCGCCTCGCGCCTCTGGGGGCTGCTGGCCTGCCTGTGGGCGGCGCTGGTGATCGCCCTGCCGCGGGTCTATCTGGGCCTGCATTACCCCGGCGACGTCACCGGCGGCGCCCTGCTGGGCATCCTCGCCGCCATCGCGGTCGCCCGGCTTCTGCCGATGGCCGGCATCCATCGCTTGGTCGGCCGGGCGGAGGAACGCTGGCGCCCCTGGTTCTACAGCGGCGCCTTCCTGGCGGTCTACGAGATGATGGTGCTGTTCGAGGATGTCCGCCGCGCCGCAGGAGGAGCATCGAAGCTGCTGCACGCGCTGGCCGGCTAG
- the pspA gene encoding phage shock protein PspA, producing the protein MSIFSRLTDIVQSNLNSLLDRAEEPEKLIRLIVQEMEDTLVEVRSSTVKIIAEKKEIERRVVDLHRERDEWDRKAEVALTAGREDLAKGALMAKAKLVEQADALTAQLVQVEAALSKANEDIARLQAKLTDAKTREKALVARTQTATNRVKLRTALHDERINDALSRFEQVERNLDEMEGRVESYDIGRTKSLTEEIAELEASQKVEEDLAALKARIASRRNG; encoded by the coding sequence ATGAGCATCTTTTCGCGCCTGACCGACATCGTGCAGTCGAACCTGAATTCCCTGCTCGACCGCGCCGAGGAGCCGGAGAAGCTGATCCGCCTGATCGTTCAGGAGATGGAGGACACGCTGGTCGAGGTGCGCTCCTCCACCGTCAAGATCATCGCGGAGAAGAAGGAGATCGAGCGCCGCGTCGTCGACCTCCATCGCGAGCGCGACGAATGGGACCGCAAGGCCGAGGTGGCGCTGACCGCCGGCCGCGAGGATCTGGCCAAGGGCGCCCTGATGGCCAAGGCCAAGCTGGTCGAGCAGGCCGACGCGCTGACCGCGCAGCTGGTTCAGGTCGAGGCCGCTCTGTCCAAGGCGAACGAGGACATCGCCCGCCTCCAGGCCAAGCTGACCGACGCCAAGACCCGCGAGAAGGCGCTGGTCGCCCGCACCCAGACGGCAACCAACCGGGTCAAGCTGCGCACCGCGCTGCATGACGAGCGCATCAACGACGCCCTGTCGCGCTTCGAGCAGGTCGAGCGCAACCTCGACGAGATGGAAGGCCGCGTCGAGTCCTACGACATCGGCCGCACCAAGAGCCTGACCGAGGAGATCGCCGAGCTCGAGGCGAGCCAGAAGGTCGAGGAGGATCTGGCTGCGCTGAAGGCCCGCATCGCCTCCCGCCGCAACGGTTGA
- a CDS encoding class I SAM-dependent methyltransferase: MSLFPPSFQDHFSGHAGDYRAFRPTYPPGLAAALADAAPSRGLAWDVGCGNGQFSVALADHFVAVHATDASAEQVAQADAHPRVRYAVAPAEDGGLPDACCDLIVAAQAAHWFDLGRFYAEARRVAKPGAAVALVCYALQQLEDPVLDAVVERFHNGTLAPYWPADRWKVVNGYRDLEFPFPEQPAPSLAMEAVWSLPRLLGYMNTWSGVKAATKLLGRNPLEDFAAEIAPLWGDAETERRIRWPLTVRLGRVG; the protein is encoded by the coding sequence ATGTCGCTCTTCCCCCCATCCTTCCAGGACCATTTTTCCGGCCATGCCGGCGACTACCGTGCCTTCCGCCCCACTTATCCGCCCGGTCTGGCCGCCGCCCTGGCCGATGCGGCACCGTCGCGGGGTCTCGCCTGGGACGTCGGCTGCGGCAACGGGCAGTTCTCCGTGGCGCTGGCCGATCACTTCGTGGCGGTCCACGCCACCGACGCCAGCGCCGAGCAGGTCGCCCAGGCGGATGCGCATCCACGGGTCCGCTATGCCGTCGCTCCGGCGGAGGACGGCGGGCTGCCGGATGCCTGCTGCGACCTGATCGTTGCGGCGCAGGCGGCGCACTGGTTCGACCTGGGGCGCTTCTATGCCGAGGCGCGGCGGGTGGCGAAGCCGGGCGCGGCGGTGGCGCTGGTCTGCTACGCCTTGCAGCAGCTGGAGGACCCGGTGCTCGATGCGGTGGTGGAGCGGTTCCACAACGGCACGCTCGCTCCCTACTGGCCGGCCGACCGCTGGAAGGTGGTGAACGGCTACCGCGACCTGGAGTTTCCGTTCCCGGAGCAGCCCGCCCCGTCGCTGGCGATGGAGGCGGTGTGGTCGTTGCCGCGGCTGCTCGGCTACATGAACACCTGGTCGGGCGTGAAGGCGGCGACCAAGCTGCTGGGGCGCAACCCGCTGGAAGACTTCGCGGCGGAGATCGCGCCGCTGTGGGGCGATGCGGAGACGGAGCGGCGGATCCGCTGGCCGCTGACGGTCCGGCTGGGGCGGGTGGGGTAG
- a CDS encoding acetyl-CoA carboxylase carboxyltransferase subunit alpha produces MQTFLEFEKPIAELEGKIEELRHLTNAGDINIADEVAKLQAKVDKLLRQTYAKLTPAQKVQVARHPNRPHCLDYVHGLIEDFTPLAGDRHFAEDRAVIGGLGRFRGRSVVVIGQEKGNDTETRVRHNFGMAKPEGYRKAQRLMDLADRFKLPVVSLVDTAGAFPGVQAEERGQAEAIAKSIERCLRLNVPMVASVIGEGGSGGAIAIATADRVLMLEHAIYSVISPEGCASILWRSSDMAGEAAIALRLISQDLKELGVIDQVVSEPIGGAHRDPAETIRKLGDCIEESLGELDGLDGATLRAKRREKFLEMGQKGLG; encoded by the coding sequence ATGCAGACCTTCCTGGAATTCGAAAAGCCGATCGCCGAGCTTGAAGGCAAGATCGAGGAGTTGCGGCATCTGACCAACGCCGGCGACATCAACATCGCCGACGAGGTCGCCAAGCTGCAGGCCAAGGTCGACAAGCTCCTGCGACAGACCTACGCCAAGCTCACGCCCGCGCAGAAGGTTCAGGTGGCCCGCCACCCCAATCGGCCGCACTGCCTGGACTATGTGCATGGCCTGATCGAGGACTTCACGCCGCTGGCCGGCGACCGCCATTTCGCCGAGGACCGTGCGGTCATCGGCGGTCTCGGCCGCTTCCGTGGCCGCTCCGTGGTGGTGATCGGCCAGGAGAAGGGCAACGACACCGAAACGCGCGTCCGCCACAATTTCGGCATGGCGAAGCCGGAAGGCTATCGCAAGGCCCAGCGCCTGATGGATCTGGCCGACCGCTTCAAGCTGCCGGTCGTCTCGCTGGTGGATACCGCCGGCGCATTCCCCGGCGTCCAGGCGGAGGAGCGCGGCCAGGCCGAGGCCATCGCCAAGAGCATCGAGCGCTGCCTGCGGCTGAACGTGCCGATGGTCGCCTCGGTGATCGGCGAGGGCGGCTCGGGCGGCGCCATCGCCATCGCCACCGCCGACCGCGTGCTGATGCTCGAACACGCCATCTATTCGGTGATCTCGCCGGAAGGCTGCGCGTCGATCCTGTGGCGCAGCTCCGACATGGCGGGCGAGGCGGCCATCGCGCTGCGCCTGATCAGCCAGGATCTGAAGGAACTGGGCGTCATCGACCAGGTCGTGAGCGAGCCGATCGGCGGCGCCCACCGCGACCCGGCCGAGACGATCAGGAAGCTGGGCGACTGTATCGAGGAGTCGCTGGGCGAACTGGACGGCCTGGACGGCGCCACACTGCGCGCCAAGCGCCGCGAGAAGTTCCTGGAGATGGGTCAGAAGGGTCTGGGCTGA
- the lipB gene encoding lipoyl(octanoyl) transferase LipB has protein sequence MTSPTSLSASHPQSDTVPPRQPIEWRISDEPVPYPDAIAEMEARVEAIRAGTAPELVWLLEHPPLYTAGTSARDEDLLEADRFPVYRSGRGGQYTYHGPGQRVAYVMLDLKARGADIRGFVRDLEEWIIRTLAAFNIRGERREGRVGIWVDKQPYGGLKGQEDKIAAIGVRVRRWVSFHGIALNVEPDLSHFGGIVPCGIAEHGVTSIVALGQLVTMEDVDSALIAAWPEVFGGPMRGGSEA, from the coding sequence ATGACCTCCCCGACCAGCCTGTCCGCCAGTCATCCCCAGTCCGACACCGTCCCCCCGCGCCAGCCGATCGAGTGGCGCATCTCCGACGAACCGGTCCCCTACCCCGACGCCATCGCCGAGATGGAGGCGCGCGTCGAGGCGATCCGCGCCGGCACCGCACCGGAACTGGTCTGGCTGCTGGAACATCCGCCGCTCTACACCGCCGGCACCAGCGCGCGAGACGAGGATCTGCTGGAAGCCGACCGTTTTCCCGTCTACCGCAGCGGGCGCGGCGGCCAGTACACCTACCATGGGCCGGGGCAGCGGGTTGCCTACGTCATGCTGGACCTGAAGGCGCGCGGCGCCGACATCCGCGGCTTCGTCCGCGACCTGGAGGAGTGGATCATCCGCACGCTCGCCGCCTTCAACATCAGGGGCGAGCGGCGTGAGGGGCGCGTCGGCATCTGGGTCGACAAGCAGCCCTACGGCGGGCTGAAGGGACAGGAGGACAAGATCGCCGCCATCGGCGTGCGGGTCCGCCGCTGGGTCAGCTTCCACGGGATCGCCCTGAACGTGGAGCCGGACCTGTCCCATTTCGGCGGCATCGTCCCCTGCGGCATCGCCGAGCATGGAGTCACCTCCATCGTGGCCCTGGGCCAGCTGGTGACGATGGAGGATGTCGATTCCGCCCTGATCGCGGCCTGGCCGGAGGTGTTCGGCGGCCCGATGCGCGGCGGGTCCGAAGCCTAA
- the pspF gene encoding phage shock protein operon transcriptional activator, producing MVATPPSLLGESPAFLAALAHVSRVAPLERPVLVIGERGTGKELIAARLHYLSQRWDRPFVKVNCAALPESLLDSELFGHEAGAFTGATRRQIGRIEQADGGTLFLDEIATASPAVQEKLLRAVEYGEIERVGGRTATVDVRVVGATNADLPALAAAGRFRADLLDRLAFDVVTLPPLRARPDDIPPLAEHFALGMVRELRRPLFPGFTEDALDRLCGHDWPGNVRELRNAVERSVAAADPDEPLDHIVLDPFESPWRPATSPIARPEPARQEAPGLPAAPPAPPPALPPAPVPTLDGGILDQVRAFEASILRDSLERHRFNQRQTAEALGLGYHQLRGMLKKHGLIPPAHLRP from the coding sequence ATGGTGGCCACTCCCCCCTCCCTCCTTGGCGAATCGCCGGCCTTCCTGGCGGCGCTGGCGCATGTGTCGCGGGTGGCGCCGCTGGAGCGCCCGGTGCTGGTGATCGGCGAACGCGGCACCGGCAAGGAGCTGATCGCCGCCCGCCTGCATTACCTGTCGCAGCGGTGGGACCGCCCCTTCGTCAAGGTGAACTGCGCCGCCCTCCCTGAGTCGCTGCTGGATTCGGAGCTGTTCGGCCATGAAGCCGGCGCCTTCACCGGCGCCACCCGCCGGCAGATCGGCCGGATCGAGCAGGCCGACGGCGGCACCCTGTTCCTCGACGAGATCGCCACCGCCTCCCCCGCCGTTCAGGAGAAACTGCTGCGCGCCGTCGAGTATGGCGAGATCGAGCGGGTCGGCGGCCGCACCGCCACCGTCGATGTCCGGGTGGTCGGCGCCACCAACGCCGACCTGCCGGCCCTGGCCGCCGCCGGGCGGTTCCGCGCCGACCTGCTGGACCGTCTGGCCTTCGATGTGGTGACCCTGCCGCCGCTGCGCGCCCGGCCCGACGACATCCCGCCACTGGCCGAGCATTTCGCCCTGGGCATGGTGCGCGAGTTGCGGCGCCCGCTGTTCCCCGGCTTCACCGAAGACGCCCTCGACCGGCTGTGCGGGCATGACTGGCCCGGCAACGTGCGAGAGTTGCGCAACGCGGTGGAGCGCTCCGTCGCCGCCGCCGACCCGGACGAGCCGCTCGACCACATCGTCCTCGACCCTTTCGAGTCGCCCTGGCGCCCGGCCACCTCCCCGATCGCGCGTCCGGAGCCGGCCCGTCAGGAAGCGCCCGGTCTCCCGGCAGCGCCACCTGCTCCGCCCCCCGCCCTGCCCCCCGCCCCCGTCCCCACCCTCGACGGCGGCATCCTCGATCAGGTCCGCGCCTTCGAGGCGTCGATCCTGCGCGACTCGCTGGAGCGTCACCGCTTCAACCAGCGCCAGACCGCCGAGGCTCTGGGGCTCGGCTATCACCAGCTGCGCGGCATGCTGAAGAAGCACGGGCTGATCCCACCCGCCCATCTGCGACCTTAG
- the aceB gene encoding malate synthase A, whose protein sequence is MATSMSGPVISGLEVRAPIKPGFEEILTPEAMAFLAELEGRFGGERLRLLDVRTKRQALLDQGHKPDFLPETRAIREADWTIAPLPVELLDRRVEITGPVDRKMVINALNSGAKVFMADYEDATCPTWTNLVEGQINIRDAVRRTISHEDPASGRKYRLSDQTAVLKVRPRGWHLEERHVLMDGEPISGALFDFGLHVFHNAKELLARGSGPYFYLPKLESHFEARLWREVFLVAEEYLHLPHGSIKATVLIETILAAFEMDEILYELREHSAGLNCGRWDYIFSFIKKFRKDPSAVMPDRAEVTMATPFLSAYSQLAIRTCHRRGAPAIGGMAAFIPVKDNPEANEIAFSRVRADKEREASNGHDGTWVAHPGLVPVAREVFDTYMPTPNQIGRKRTDVTVTAADLLAVPAGPKTEAGLRNNVAVGIGYIEAWLRGQGCVPLFNLMEDAATAEISRTQVWQWVHTGTALDDARVVTLDLVDRIIAEELSAWKTRVGADAYAKGRYAHAAALFRDLVARDDFTDFLTLPAYERVVAEGA, encoded by the coding sequence ATGGCCACCAGCATGTCCGGCCCAGTCATTTCAGGCCTTGAAGTCCGTGCTCCGATCAAGCCGGGTTTCGAGGAGATCCTGACGCCGGAGGCGATGGCCTTCCTGGCGGAGCTGGAGGGGCGCTTCGGCGGCGAACGGCTGCGGCTGCTCGATGTGCGGACCAAGCGGCAGGCGCTGCTCGACCAGGGCCACAAGCCCGACTTCCTGCCGGAAACCCGCGCGATCCGCGAGGCCGACTGGACCATCGCCCCGCTGCCCGTCGAACTGCTCGACCGCCGGGTGGAGATCACCGGACCGGTCGATCGCAAGATGGTCATCAACGCGCTGAACAGCGGCGCCAAGGTCTTCATGGCCGATTACGAGGATGCGACCTGCCCGACCTGGACCAATCTGGTCGAGGGGCAGATCAACATCCGCGACGCCGTGCGCCGGACCATCAGCCACGAGGATCCCGCCAGCGGGAGGAAATACCGCCTCAGCGACCAGACCGCGGTGCTGAAGGTCCGGCCGCGCGGCTGGCATCTGGAGGAGCGCCATGTGCTGATGGACGGCGAGCCGATCTCCGGTGCGCTGTTCGACTTCGGCCTGCATGTCTTCCACAATGCCAAGGAACTGCTGGCACGCGGCAGCGGCCCCTACTTCTACCTGCCCAAGCTGGAAAGCCATTTCGAGGCGCGGCTGTGGCGCGAGGTCTTCCTGGTGGCGGAGGAGTATCTCCACCTGCCGCACGGATCGATCAAGGCGACGGTGCTGATCGAGACCATCCTCGCCGCCTTCGAGATGGACGAGATCCTCTATGAGCTGCGCGAGCATTCCGCCGGCCTGAACTGCGGCCGTTGGGACTATATCTTCAGCTTCATCAAGAAGTTCCGCAAGGACCCCTCCGCCGTCATGCCCGACCGGGCGGAGGTGACGATGGCCACGCCCTTCCTGTCGGCCTACAGCCAGCTGGCGATCCGGACCTGCCACCGCCGCGGCGCCCCGGCCATCGGCGGCATGGCCGCCTTCATCCCGGTCAAAGACAATCCGGAAGCCAACGAGATCGCCTTCTCCCGCGTCCGTGCCGACAAGGAGCGCGAGGCGTCGAATGGCCATGACGGCACCTGGGTCGCCCATCCCGGGCTGGTCCCGGTGGCGCGCGAGGTGTTCGACACCTACATGCCGACGCCAAACCAGATCGGCCGCAAGCGCACCGACGTGACCGTCACCGCCGCCGACCTGCTGGCGGTGCCCGCCGGACCGAAGACGGAGGCCGGTCTGCGCAACAATGTGGCGGTCGGCATCGGCTATATCGAGGCGTGGCTGCGCGGCCAGGGCTGTGTCCCGCTGTTCAACCTGATGGAGGATGCCGCCACGGCGGAGATCAGCCGCACCCAGGTCTGGCAGTGGGTCCACACTGGCACTGCGCTGGACGACGCGCGTGTCGTGACGCTGGACCTCGTCGACCGCATCATCGCCGAGGAGCTGTCGGCCTGGAAGACCCGCGTCGGCGCCGATGCCTACGCCAAGGGCCGTTACGCCCACGCCGCGGCCCTGTTCCGCGATCTGGTCGCCCGCGACGACTTCACCGACTTCCTGACCCTGCCGGCCTACGAGCGCGTGGTGGCGGAGGGAGCGTAA
- the mgtE gene encoding magnesium transporter: MHTDPRTPDPRSDLEPDVAAQPQGNPHEAEDERRYGVEPDFVEEIAGLLRARERDAVLARLNGLHAADIADLIEQAEPAERADLIDLLPAELDGEVLSYLNPDLRESLIGRFEPQELADAVADLDTDDAVELIEDLDAETRAQILAKLPDAERALVQENLTYDEDSAGRMMQRELVAVPEFWTVGKTIDFVRAATDTLPEDFYDIFIVDPMHRVVGAVPLSRLLRQRRAVRIADLVTGEVDAIPATMEREEVANLFRQYALVSAPVVDAAGRLIGVITVDDVVRIIDEEAEDDLRKLSGSGDTGVFSGIADIARSRVGWLTVNLATAFLASGVISLFEGTIEQIVALAVLMPIVASMGGNAGTQTLAVVVRALATHELSSANALRVVGKELLVGLINGGIFAVMVGLIALVWYGPLIGVVIGLAMIINLVVAGLSGALIPLGLEKLGVDPAVSSAVFLTTVTDVVGFLAFLGLASVFLL; the protein is encoded by the coding sequence ATGCACACCGATCCCCGCACGCCTGATCCGCGGTCCGATTTGGAGCCGGACGTCGCCGCCCAGCCTCAAGGCAATCCGCATGAGGCGGAGGACGAGCGTCGCTACGGCGTCGAGCCGGACTTCGTGGAGGAGATCGCCGGCCTGCTGCGTGCCCGCGAACGCGATGCCGTGCTGGCCCGGCTGAACGGGCTGCATGCCGCCGACATCGCCGACCTGATCGAACAGGCCGAGCCGGCCGAGCGCGCCGACCTGATCGACCTGCTGCCGGCGGAACTGGACGGCGAGGTTCTGTCCTACCTGAACCCGGACCTGCGCGAATCGCTGATCGGGCGGTTCGAGCCGCAGGAGCTGGCCGACGCCGTCGCCGATCTCGACACCGACGACGCGGTGGAACTGATCGAGGATCTGGACGCGGAGACGCGGGCGCAGATCCTGGCGAAGCTGCCCGACGCCGAGCGCGCGCTGGTTCAGGAGAACCTGACCTACGACGAGGACAGCGCCGGCCGCATGATGCAGCGCGAGCTGGTCGCGGTGCCGGAATTCTGGACGGTCGGCAAGACCATCGACTTCGTCCGGGCGGCGACCGACACGCTGCCGGAGGATTTCTACGACATCTTCATCGTCGACCCGATGCACCGGGTGGTGGGGGCGGTGCCGCTGTCGCGCCTGCTGCGCCAGCGCCGGGCGGTTCGCATCGCCGATCTGGTGACCGGCGAGGTCGACGCCATCCCCGCCACCATGGAGCGGGAGGAGGTGGCGAACCTGTTCCGGCAATATGCCCTGGTCTCCGCCCCCGTGGTCGACGCCGCCGGCCGTCTGATCGGCGTCATCACCGTCGACGACGTCGTCCGCATCATCGACGAGGAGGCGGAGGACGACCTGCGCAAGCTGAGCGGGTCGGGCGATACCGGCGTGTTCAGCGGCATCGCCGACATTGCCCGCAGCCGCGTCGGCTGGCTGACGGTCAACCTCGCCACCGCTTTCCTGGCGTCGGGCGTCATCTCGCTGTTCGAGGGCACCATCGAGCAGATCGTGGCGCTGGCGGTGCTGATGCCGATCGTCGCCTCGATGGGCGGCAATGCCGGAACCCAGACGCTGGCCGTCGTCGTCCGCGCGCTGGCGACGCACGAGCTGTCGTCGGCCAACGCGCTGCGCGTGGTGGGCAAGGAACTGCTGGTCGGGCTGATAAACGGCGGCATCTTCGCCGTGATGGTCGGGCTGATCGCGCTGGTCTGGTACGGCCCGCTGATCGGGGTCGTCATCGGTCTGGCGATGATCATCAATCTGGTGGTGGCGGGCCTGAGCGGTGCCCTGATCCCGCTGGGACTGGAAAAGCTGGGGGTGGACCCGGCGGTGTCGAGTGCGGTGTTCCTGACGACGGTGACCGACGTCGTCGGCTTCCTGGCCTTCCTGGGGCTGGCTTCGGTGTTCCTGCTATAG
- a CDS encoding STAS domain-containing protein: MEYAFTTVGGCDGILLSGRCTYEDGTRFHDMLRDWDFAASPVVPIDLRFVTFIDSAAIGMMFILANRCREAGGHIVASGAAPHIIRALRRATLDRYIEFR; the protein is encoded by the coding sequence ATGGAGTATGCCTTCACCACCGTCGGCGGTTGCGACGGCATCCTGTTGTCCGGCCGTTGCACCTACGAGGACGGCACCCGCTTCCATGACATGCTGCGCGACTGGGACTTCGCAGCCAGCCCGGTGGTCCCGATCGACCTGCGTTTCGTCACCTTCATCGATTCCGCCGCCATCGGCATGATGTTCATACTGGCCAACCGCTGCCGCGAGGCCGGCGGCCACATCGTCGCCAGCGGTGCCGCCCCTCACATCATCCGGGCGCTGCGCCGCGCCACGCTGGACCGCTACATCGAGTTCCGCTGA
- the pspC gene encoding envelope stress response membrane protein PspC gives MDRASPYDSPNPHRLYRDPQRGLLGGVCTGIADYFGVQPAVVRLAMLFALFFFSVPLVIAYVIALLVLPVRPPQLYRDAEEEAFWRTVSTKPDRTLAGLTQRFRDMEKRIVGMEAYVASKEFELNRAIRDLDR, from the coding sequence ATGGACCGCGCGTCCCCTTACGACTCGCCGAATCCGCACCGGCTCTACCGCGATCCGCAGCGCGGCTTGCTGGGCGGGGTGTGCACGGGCATCGCCGATTACTTCGGCGTGCAGCCGGCCGTCGTCCGGCTGGCGATGCTGTTCGCCCTGTTCTTCTTTTCGGTGCCGCTGGTGATCGCCTATGTCATCGCGCTGCTGGTGCTGCCGGTGCGTCCGCCGCAGCTGTATCGCGATGCCGAGGAGGAGGCGTTCTGGCGCACGGTGTCGACCAAGCCGGATCGTACGCTCGCCGGCCTGACCCAGCGCTTCCGCGACATGGAGAAGCGGATCGTCGGGATGGAGGCCTATGTCGCCTCGAAGGAGTTTGAACTGAACCGCGCGATCCGCGATCTGGACCGCTGA
- a CDS encoding CocE/NonD family hydrolase, which produces MLLALTMAAGFAVPARAEQPSVGFQRLALPATDRYRALEVAVWYPAEAVGEPTLVGDNRVFAGVAARVDAPPQAGRHRLVVLSHGYGGNWTNQQWLAADLVAQGYLVAAPNHPGSTSRDMAPPGATMLWKRPGDVSRVIDWLNGSPLWSALVVSGHAAVIGHSLGGWTAVALAGARFDPSRHEAACAAHPLMAACGPEIGGLDEEGTARRPWVATPMADERIEAFVTLDLGLAQGFDPASLGGIDKPFLVIGAGPGDRKMPVELESRHLADLLPAGRTRYVEIRDASHFSFLNICKTEAVPLLEAATPGDGMICRDRDGRNREAIHHQVSDLIVGFLRSALPPQ; this is translated from the coding sequence GTGCTCCTGGCGCTGACCATGGCAGCCGGGTTTGCAGTGCCCGCCCGGGCCGAGCAGCCGTCCGTCGGCTTTCAAAGACTGGCCCTGCCGGCGACGGACCGGTATCGCGCGCTGGAGGTTGCGGTCTGGTATCCGGCGGAGGCGGTGGGGGAGCCCACCCTGGTCGGCGACAACCGAGTCTTTGCCGGTGTGGCTGCCCGGGTCGACGCTCCGCCGCAGGCGGGCCGGCATCGGCTGGTGGTCCTCTCGCACGGCTATGGCGGAAACTGGACCAACCAGCAATGGCTGGCCGCCGATCTGGTGGCGCAGGGCTATCTCGTCGCGGCGCCCAACCATCCCGGATCGACCAGCCGCGACATGGCTCCGCCGGGCGCGACCATGCTGTGGAAACGCCCCGGGGATGTCTCCCGGGTCATCGACTGGCTGAACGGGAGCCCCCTCTGGTCCGCGCTGGTCGTTTCCGGACACGCCGCGGTGATCGGCCATTCGCTTGGCGGGTGGACCGCTGTCGCCCTGGCCGGCGCTCGGTTCGATCCATCGCGACACGAGGCCGCCTGCGCCGCCCATCCGCTGATGGCGGCCTGCGGGCCGGAGATCGGTGGATTGGATGAGGAGGGAACGGCGCGGCGCCCCTGGGTTGCGACGCCGATGGCCGACGAGCGGATCGAGGCGTTCGTAACGTTGGATCTGGGTTTGGCGCAGGGATTCGATCCGGCCAGTCTCGGCGGGATCGACAAGCCGTTCCTGGTCATCGGCGCCGGTCCGGGCGATCGGAAAATGCCGGTCGAACTGGAATCACGCCACTTGGCGGATTTGCTGCCGGCCGGCCGGACGCGCTATGTGGAAATCCGCGATGCCAGCCATTTCAGCTTTCTGAACATTTGCAAGACCGAAGCCGTTCCGCTGCTGGAGGCGGCAACGCCCGGGGACGGGATGATCTGCCGTGATCGTGACGGTCGGAACCGGGAAGCCATCCACCATCAGGTCTCGGACCTGATCGTCGGCTTCCTGCGGTCGGCATTGCCGCCGCAGTAA
- a CDS encoding acylphosphatase yields MSAVDRKAVRVRIQGKVQGVWYRGWTVDQAGRLGLTGWVRNRGDGTVEALFAGPADAVDRMLEACRRGPPSAIVRDLVFEPEQDPGMAGFEQRPTV; encoded by the coding sequence ATGAGTGCTGTCGACCGGAAGGCGGTGCGCGTCCGCATCCAGGGCAAGGTGCAGGGCGTGTGGTATCGCGGCTGGACCGTCGATCAGGCCGGCCGGCTCGGCCTGACCGGCTGGGTGCGCAACCGCGGCGACGGCACGGTGGAGGCCCTGTTCGCCGGCCCGGCCGACGCCGTCGACCGCATGCTGGAGGCCTGCCGCCGCGGCCCGCCCTCGGCCATCGTCCGCGATCTGGTGTTCGAACCGGAACAGGATCCGGGCATGGCGGGGTTCGAGCAGCGGCCGACGGTGTGA
- the pspB gene encoding envelope stress response membrane protein PspB — translation MGFVLAVLFMVVVAPVWIVFHYITKWRSQRGLSAQDERLLAELWEISNRLETRVHALERVLDAEAPNWRNKL, via the coding sequence ATGGGTTTCGTCCTCGCGGTGCTGTTCATGGTGGTGGTGGCGCCGGTCTGGATCGTCTTCCACTACATCACCAAATGGCGCTCGCAGCGCGGGCTGTCCGCCCAGGACGAACGGCTGTTGGCCGAATTGTGGGAGATCTCCAACCGGCTGGAGACCCGCGTCCATGCGCTGGAACGCGTGCTGGACGCCGAGGCGCCGAACTGGCGCAACAAGCTGTGA